One Lottiidibacillus patelloidae DNA window includes the following coding sequences:
- a CDS encoding vWA domain-containing protein → MKKTVTEIIFLLDRSGSMSGLESDTIGGFNSFISKQSKLDGETKVTTVLFDNEYEVLWNGVDAKEVKLTKDDYYVRGSTALLDAIGKTILDVNQRIATLDENTKPDKVIFVITTDGEENASREFTYKKVEKLIKEKQEVNKWEFIFLGANIDVVKEAGSIGIDANNAYHFEASNEGLEMMYNKVCEEVSLKRKHK, encoded by the coding sequence ATGAAAAAAACTGTTACAGAAATCATTTTCCTTTTGGACAGAAGTGGCTCGATGTCTGGCCTTGAAAGCGATACAATTGGAGGTTTTAATTCCTTTATATCGAAACAAAGTAAACTAGATGGAGAAACAAAAGTAACTACTGTACTTTTTGATAATGAGTATGAAGTTTTATGGAATGGTGTAGATGCAAAAGAGGTGAAATTAACAAAAGATGACTACTACGTCAGAGGATCCACAGCTCTACTTGATGCTATAGGTAAGACAATATTAGATGTTAATCAAAGAATTGCTACATTAGATGAAAATACGAAGCCAGATAAAGTTATTTTTGTAATCACAACAGATGGAGAAGAAAATGCTAGCCGAGAATTCACCTATAAAAAAGTCGAAAAATTAATTAAGGAAAAGCAGGAAGTGAATAAATGGGAATTCATTTTTCTTGGTGCTAACATTGACGTAGTTAAAGAAGCAGGAAGTATAGGTATAGATGCAAATAATGCTTATCATTTTGAAGCATCTAATGAAGGTTTAGAAATGATGTACAATAAAGTTTGTGAAGAAGTCTCTTTAAAAAGAAAGCATAAATAA
- a CDS encoding permease has protein sequence MLRSINSYFINITGIIAVGLIIYILFFGQLLQDTWSLTIPKSFLQLNTIFISILIEAIPFILIGVIIAGFIQIFITEEHIKRWIPKNKYLAIVMSCVVGALFPACECGIVPIVRRLVSKGVPLYAAVGFLLTGPLINPIVILSTYMAFGNDIKIASLRMGIGFFAALVIAFSISFLFKSNQLKTALAQQASTIEITKQDNSLMKKIHNMIKHSIDEFFDMSKYLIIGAFIAAALQTFVTMKSLFIFGEGLISTTIIMMGLAYFLSLCSEADAFIGASFRNLVPKPAILSFLIYGPMIDLKNTIMLLSAFKARFVLALFIVISVVVFIFSLLSSNLF, from the coding sequence ATGTTGCGCTCAATTAATTCATACTTCATTAACATTACTGGCATCATAGCAGTTGGCTTAATTATCTATATTCTATTTTTTGGTCAACTTCTACAAGATACGTGGTCATTAACAATCCCTAAATCTTTCCTTCAGCTTAATACAATCTTTATTAGTATTCTGATCGAAGCAATACCCTTTATTCTAATAGGGGTTATTATCGCTGGATTTATTCAAATATTCATTACTGAAGAACATATAAAGCGCTGGATTCCGAAGAACAAGTATCTAGCTATTGTTATGAGTTGTGTTGTGGGTGCTTTATTTCCAGCTTGTGAATGTGGAATTGTACCAATCGTCCGCAGATTAGTTTCTAAAGGTGTTCCACTTTATGCCGCCGTTGGTTTTCTTTTAACAGGACCGTTAATTAATCCTATCGTTATATTATCTACGTATATGGCTTTTGGTAACGATATAAAAATAGCCAGTCTCCGTATGGGTATTGGATTTTTTGCAGCTTTAGTTATTGCTTTTAGCATCAGTTTTCTTTTTAAATCAAACCAATTAAAAACTGCTCTAGCGCAACAAGCAAGTACAATTGAAATTACTAAGCAAGACAATTCTTTAATGAAAAAAATACACAATATGATTAAACACTCGATCGATGAGTTTTTCGATATGAGTAAATACTTAATTATTGGGGCATTTATTGCAGCAGCATTACAAACATTTGTAACGATGAAATCTCTCTTCATTTTTGGAGAAGGTTTAATAAGTACAACTATCATCATGATGGGACTAGCCTACTTCTTGTCACTTTGTTCTGAAGCAGATGCATTTATCGGTGCTTCGTTCCGTAACCTAGTACCAAAACCTGCAATCCTATCATTTTTAATTTACGGACCAATGATTGATTTAAAAAATACAATTATGCTTTTAAGTGCTTTTAAAGCAAGATTTGTCTTAGCACTGTTTATCGTGATAAGTGTCGTCGTATTTATTTTTTCACTACTATCAAGCAATCTATTTTAG
- a CDS encoding TIGR03943 family putative permease subunit, producing MKVNFQQLFKAIILAAFALVIVKLHVSGDITKFINPKYSMLSQIAAVIFLFLTIIQLVRSFERHDHTHEHENCDCTHDHEHTSFNKKLINYSIIIFPLITAFFFSPVILDSSIAAKKGTMFTKKNVDEQKNEPLDDLDNEIPNTTDNPESQNEDDLSNEEIDPYSNEEEDTSNQEQALENNNFMSSDEYNRKMEELKGLEFIHMKDDVYSVYYETMHMAPELYEGKRIKVIGFVYKEEGFSENELVVARFMISHCVADASIVGFLALLDDAAKLEQDTWLEIEGVIKLTKYNDMKLPAIVVDSWKEITEPEEPYIFPVLTSN from the coding sequence ATGAAAGTAAACTTTCAACAGTTATTTAAAGCAATTATTCTTGCTGCTTTTGCCTTAGTTATTGTAAAACTGCATGTTTCTGGTGATATTACGAAGTTTATTAATCCAAAATATAGTATGTTAAGTCAAATAGCTGCAGTAATATTTTTGTTTTTAACTATCATTCAATTAGTACGATCATTTGAAAGGCATGACCATACTCATGAACATGAGAATTGTGATTGTACACATGATCACGAACATACTTCATTCAATAAAAAATTAATCAATTATTCAATTATTATTTTCCCATTGATTACAGCTTTCTTTTTCTCACCTGTAATTTTAGATTCATCAATTGCTGCCAAAAAAGGGACGATGTTTACAAAAAAGAATGTTGATGAACAAAAAAATGAACCATTAGATGATTTGGACAATGAAATACCAAATACTACCGATAATCCAGAAAGTCAAAATGAAGATGATTTGTCAAATGAAGAAATAGACCCTTATTCAAATGAGGAAGAGGATACCTCAAACCAAGAACAAGCTCTTGAAAATAACAACTTTATGTCTTCTGACGAGTACAATAGGAAAATGGAGGAATTAAAAGGCCTCGAATTTATCCATATGAAAGATGATGTTTATTCTGTCTATTACGAAACAATGCACATGGCTCCTGAATTGTATGAAGGAAAAAGGATTAAGGTTATCGGGTTTGTATATAAAGAAGAAGGTTTTTCCGAAAATGAATTAGTAGTTGCTCGTTTTATGATTTCTCACTGTGTAGCCGATGCAAGTATTGTTGGTTTCCTAGCATTATTAGATGATGCAGCGAAACTTGAACAAGATACTTGGCTAGAGATTGAGGGAGTAATAAAATTAACTAAATATAATGATATGAAGTTACCTGCAATTGTCGTTGATTCATGGAAGGAAATAACTGAGCCTGAAGAACCATATATATTCCCTGTATTAACTAGTAATTAA
- a CDS encoding NAD(P)/FAD-dependent oxidoreductase: MRKLLLIGGGHAHLHVVKQLQLHPYKDVEVTLISASKYQYYSGMFSGYTEGLYSKEDIRINLEELSTKANVKWFEGIITAIDAEQKMVLTASGEVIRFDVISFDIGSLTAGMETQGVTENAMRIKPNYHFVDVIDHVRKSEKIVVVGGGSAGIEISLSLTAWRRNHKIETPVTLISKTRLLQQKNDSVSEKIEEVVISNGIHLLKNEGVTSVSLNSYITSTGRKETYDHMIWLTGPKAPGIFKSSNLPIDKLGYLLVEDTLQVKKYPFIFGAGDCISLRDFPDIDKAGVYAVKQGKTLYRNLKAFLYATDGERYIPQKNYLSILSIGNKTGFLLYKNFALKGKATWVLKNKIDRDFINRYKKD; encoded by the coding sequence ATGAGAAAACTATTACTAATAGGTGGGGGACACGCTCATCTACATGTCGTAAAACAATTGCAACTACATCCATATAAAGATGTTGAGGTCACATTAATATCCGCTTCAAAATATCAATATTATTCAGGAATGTTTTCTGGCTATACAGAAGGTCTGTACTCGAAAGAAGACATTAGAATAAATTTAGAAGAACTATCAACAAAAGCGAATGTGAAATGGTTTGAAGGTATAATAACCGCAATTGATGCAGAGCAGAAAATGGTACTAACAGCTTCAGGAGAAGTCATACGTTTCGATGTGATTTCGTTTGATATTGGATCTTTAACAGCAGGAATGGAGACGCAAGGTGTTACAGAAAATGCAATGCGTATAAAACCAAATTATCATTTTGTTGATGTAATTGATCATGTTCGTAAGTCCGAAAAAATTGTTGTCGTTGGTGGCGGCTCAGCTGGAATAGAGATTAGTTTGTCGCTAACAGCTTGGCGAAGAAATCATAAGATAGAAACACCGGTGACATTAATAAGTAAAACTAGACTTCTTCAGCAAAAAAATGATTCTGTATCTGAAAAAATTGAAGAAGTTGTCATTTCAAATGGAATACATTTATTAAAAAACGAAGGTGTTACATCAGTAAGTCTTAACTCCTACATAACATCGACAGGTAGAAAAGAAACTTATGATCACATGATTTGGTTAACAGGTCCTAAAGCTCCTGGGATTTTCAAGTCTTCGAATTTACCTATAGATAAACTAGGCTACTTATTAGTTGAAGATACTTTACAAGTAAAAAAATATCCGTTCATCTTTGGAGCTGGAGACTGTATTTCATTAAGAGATTTTCCAGACATTGATAAGGCTGGTGTATACGCTGTAAAACAAGGAAAAACACTTTATCGTAACTTAAAAGCATTTTTATATGCCACAGATGGAGAGAGGTATATACCTCAAAAAAATTATTTATCTATCTTATCGATTGGTAATAAAACTGGCTTTCTTTTGTATAAAAATTTTGCATTAAAAGGAAAAGCGACATGGGTCTTAAAAAATAAAATAGATAGAGATTTTATAAATAGATATAAAAAAGATTAA
- a CDS encoding gamma-glutamylcyclotransferase family protein, with protein sequence MSETYTVFVYGTLKNGERNHYLLEGATCLEVNCWTNGRLFDTGNGYPCICIDGMRKVYGELYKVTKEQLKQLDILEGYLGEGLNNHYERIKQDVFTEEKTYSALIYIYPLDNTTTLIELTSGKW encoded by the coding sequence ATGTCTGAGACGTATACTGTGTTTGTATATGGAACTTTAAAAAATGGTGAACGCAATCATTATCTCCTAGAAGGTGCTACTTGTCTTGAAGTGAACTGTTGGACTAATGGTAGGCTTTTCGATACAGGCAATGGTTATCCTTGCATTTGTATAGATGGTATGAGAAAAGTTTATGGAGAACTTTACAAAGTGACTAAAGAACAACTTAAGCAATTAGATATTTTAGAAGGCTATTTAGGTGAAGGTTTGAATAATCACTATGAAAGAATTAAACAAGACGTTTTTACCGAGGAAAAAACTTATTCAGCACTGATTTATATTTATCCACTGGACAACACTACAACTTTAATAGAATTAACAAGTGGCAAGTGGTAG
- a CDS encoding CDP-alcohol phosphatidyltransferase family protein: MLDTHARKYVQKPIEVTANALLKVGFTANAVTKLAFIIGISSGILIYFNEPYWAVFVLWLSGFLDAVDGTMARNTKTSSWGTLLDISFDRLVEISVILGLAFRYPNAMWALLLLSVSIIYAMTIFLTVGALSDKKGVKSFYYQAGVAERTEGFILFTLMIMLPKYLVVITLLFLFLEVFTTMQRLLEARKLLK; encoded by the coding sequence ATGTTAGACACTCACGCTAGAAAATATGTACAAAAGCCAATTGAAGTAACAGCTAATGCTCTATTGAAAGTAGGGTTTACAGCTAATGCTGTTACGAAACTAGCATTTATCATTGGAATCTCTTCTGGTATTCTTATTTATTTCAATGAGCCATATTGGGCAGTTTTTGTTCTTTGGTTGTCAGGTTTTCTTGATGCGGTGGATGGAACAATGGCAAGGAATACAAAAACTTCCTCATGGGGTACGCTACTTGATATTAGTTTTGATCGACTTGTTGAAATAAGTGTCATTCTTGGCTTAGCATTTAGATATCCAAATGCGATGTGGGCATTATTATTACTTAGTGTTTCCATTATTTATGCAATGACTATATTTTTAACTGTAGGTGCACTTTCTGATAAAAAGGGTGTAAAGTCATTTTATTATCAGGCAGGCGTAGCTGAGAGGACGGAAGGATTTATATTGTTTACTCTAATGATTATGTTGCCAAAGTACTTAGTAGTCATTACACTGTTATTTCTATTTTTAGAAGTATTTACAACAATGCAACGATTGTTAGAAGCTCGAAAATTATTAAAATAA
- a CDS encoding TVP38/TMEM64 family protein: protein MNKKRTILYSFIVAIIVISIISLSRTSLQFDPKEIRTWILSFGFFAPLIYIVIYTIRPLLFFPASILSIAGGLAFGALMGTLYTIIGATLGAVLSFIIARKLGKNVTNKEWKGNFQKIQTQLEKNGFYYVLFLRFIPVLNFDLISYIAGVSSVRLSAFFFGTLLGIIPGTFAYNFLGNSFISGSPKVILTASIVFILIMIIPIFIKKRIEKVK, encoded by the coding sequence ATGAATAAAAAGCGAACGATACTTTATTCTTTTATTGTGGCAATCATCGTAATAAGTATAATCTCGTTAAGTAGAACCTCTTTACAATTCGATCCAAAGGAAATAAGAACTTGGATACTATCATTTGGATTCTTTGCTCCATTGATTTATATAGTTATCTATACGATAAGACCTTTGCTTTTCTTCCCAGCTTCTATTCTTTCCATTGCAGGTGGGCTCGCTTTCGGTGCTTTAATGGGGACTCTTTATACAATAATAGGAGCAACTTTAGGTGCAGTTTTATCATTTATAATTGCTAGAAAACTTGGTAAAAATGTTACGAATAAAGAGTGGAAGGGAAATTTCCAAAAAATCCAGACCCAACTCGAAAAGAATGGGTTTTATTATGTTCTATTTCTCCGGTTCATCCCAGTGTTAAATTTTGATTTAATTAGCTATATAGCAGGTGTTTCTTCTGTTAGGCTTTCAGCATTTTTCTTTGGAACATTACTTGGTATTATCCCAGGAACTTTTGCCTATAATTTTTTAGGCAACAGCTTTATTAGTGGTAGTCCAAAGGTTATTTTAACAGCTAGTATAGTTTTCATATTAATCATGATTATTCCTATTTTCATTAAGAAGCGGATTGAAAAAGTGAAGTAA
- a CDS encoding dihydrolipoyl dehydrogenase family protein — MVIGGGAGGLTVASGAASLGATVALIEKNSELGGDCLHYGCVPSKAFIAAAKEVHQAQRAAEQFGFELNGKPDFSTAMKRVKDAIAHIQVHDSKERFTKLGVSIYHGEGTFKDKHHVVINNREIIKGKKIVIATGSRPNVPPIEGLKEVKFLTNESIFDLKNKPDRLLVIGGGPIGLEMAQSFARFGSEVTVAEAGPTIFGREDEDMIPIIKKELEKEISILYNAMTKKVEANAKGEKVVTIKQNNELKTYTFDEIIVSAGRKNNIEKLGLENIGVDVDKGAIVVNDYLQTSISNIYAIGDINGNFPFTHAAGMEGKVVVRNAVFGIKGKVNYDHTPWVTYTDPEVYHLGLTEQDAKDKYGEEFRTYKVAMNDVDRFIADRNNVGLLKVITKKNGHILGAHAVGKNASDWMQEIVMAKTNGLKIGSISNVIHPYPTHAAIVQQTADLYWREKLFNGSIPTITKKYIKWFR, encoded by the coding sequence ATAGTAATAGGTGGCGGTGCTGGTGGGTTAACTGTAGCTTCAGGTGCTGCTAGCTTGGGAGCAACAGTAGCATTAATAGAAAAGAACTCAGAATTAGGTGGCGATTGTCTTCATTATGGCTGTGTCCCTTCAAAGGCATTTATTGCTGCAGCAAAAGAAGTTCACCAGGCTCAAAGGGCAGCTGAACAATTCGGTTTCGAGTTGAATGGTAAACCAGACTTTTCTACAGCTATGAAAAGAGTGAAAGATGCAATAGCGCATATTCAAGTTCATGATAGCAAAGAAAGATTTACAAAATTAGGTGTTTCTATTTATCACGGAGAAGGAACATTTAAGGATAAACACCATGTAGTGATTAATAATAGAGAGATCATTAAAGGAAAAAAGATTGTAATCGCTACGGGATCTAGACCAAATGTACCACCAATTGAAGGATTAAAAGAAGTAAAATTTCTAACAAATGAGTCTATTTTTGACCTGAAAAACAAGCCAGATAGATTACTTGTTATCGGCGGTGGTCCTATAGGACTAGAAATGGCCCAATCATTTGCAAGATTTGGCTCAGAAGTTACTGTAGCAGAAGCGGGTCCAACGATATTTGGCAGAGAAGATGAAGATATGATACCAATCATTAAGAAAGAATTAGAAAAAGAAATATCTATTTTATACAATGCAATGACTAAAAAAGTAGAAGCAAATGCCAAAGGTGAGAAAGTTGTAACTATTAAGCAAAATAATGAGTTAAAAACATACACGTTTGACGAGATCATCGTCTCAGCAGGTAGAAAGAACAATATTGAAAAATTAGGGTTGGAAAACATCGGCGTTGATGTAGATAAAGGTGCAATTGTAGTTAATGACTACCTGCAAACATCTATATCTAACATATATGCAATTGGTGATATAAATGGCAATTTTCCGTTTACACATGCTGCTGGGATGGAAGGGAAAGTCGTCGTTAGAAATGCAGTCTTTGGGATAAAAGGAAAAGTAAATTACGATCATACTCCTTGGGTTACTTACACTGACCCTGAAGTTTATCATTTAGGATTAACAGAACAAGACGCAAAAGATAAATATGGAGAGGAATTCCGGACATATAAAGTTGCAATGAATGACGTTGATCGATTTATTGCTGATAGAAATAATGTCGGACTCTTAAAAGTTATTACAAAGAAAAATGGACATATACTAGGGGCGCACGCTGTTGGAAAGAATGCTAGTGATTGGATGCAAGAAATTGTAATGGCAAAAACAAACGGATTAAAAATTGGTAGCATCTCAAATGTCATCCACCCATATCCGACCCATGCGGCTATCGTCCAACAAACCGCTGACCTTTATTGGCGAGAGAAATTATTTAATGGTTCTATTCCAACGATAACAAAGAAATATATTAAATGGTTTAGATAG
- a CDS encoding ABC transporter substrate-binding protein, whose amino-acid sequence MKKNMLTTITMILFISLFLTGCTTKNNQAIDASLLTASWDEVTAIAKGQEVNIYMWGGSDTINKYIDDWVAPRLKKQTGVVLKRIPVNDTKDIIQKLLTEKQLGKKEGSIDIIWINGENFKDAKEQNLLWGSINEQLPNFNRFVEKDADNIRFDFGEDIAGLEAPWGTAQFVFVYDENKVKNPPKSMEELKQWVINNPGKFTYPAPPDFTGSAFVRHVLYETTGGHQQYLKRLSEQENLEQTLEPMWSYLNEIEPYLWREGATYPESSAKLDLLYANGEVWMTMGYDPGRASAQIQKGIFPQSSKTFVLNNGTLSNTHYLSIPFNAPNKAGALVAINYLLSPEAQIAKLDPMNWGDLLAIDPNKLSKEDRVVIEKMDTGIATLTMDQLVKHRVPEIPAEYISVIEKGWLENVAKE is encoded by the coding sequence GTGAAGAAGAATATGTTAACTACGATAACAATGATATTATTTATCTCACTCTTTCTGACTGGTTGTACAACAAAGAACAATCAGGCAATCGATGCTTCATTGTTAACCGCTTCTTGGGATGAGGTTACAGCAATTGCTAAAGGACAAGAAGTTAATATCTATATGTGGGGCGGTAGTGACACCATTAATAAGTACATTGATGACTGGGTAGCTCCAAGACTCAAAAAGCAAACTGGTGTTGTCTTAAAACGGATTCCGGTAAATGACACGAAAGATATTATTCAAAAACTATTAACAGAAAAGCAGCTTGGAAAGAAAGAGGGAAGCATTGATATTATTTGGATTAATGGAGAAAACTTCAAAGATGCAAAAGAACAGAACCTTTTATGGGGAAGCATTAACGAACAATTACCTAATTTTAATAGATTTGTAGAAAAAGATGCAGACAATATCCGTTTTGATTTCGGCGAAGATATCGCTGGTCTAGAAGCACCTTGGGGGACAGCGCAATTTGTCTTTGTATATGATGAAAACAAAGTGAAAAACCCTCCTAAATCTATGGAAGAATTGAAGCAATGGGTAATTAATAACCCAGGTAAATTTACTTACCCGGCCCCTCCTGATTTTACTGGTAGCGCATTTGTTCGTCACGTTCTTTATGAAACAACAGGAGGACATCAACAATATTTAAAACGATTAAGTGAGCAGGAAAATTTAGAGCAGACATTAGAACCGATGTGGAGTTACTTAAATGAAATAGAACCTTATCTATGGCGAGAAGGCGCTACTTATCCAGAGAGTAGTGCGAAATTAGACTTGTTATACGCAAATGGAGAAGTTTGGATGACTATGGGCTATGATCCAGGTCGAGCAAGTGCACAAATTCAAAAAGGAATTTTCCCACAATCATCAAAAACATTTGTTTTAAACAACGGAACATTATCTAATACACATTATCTTTCTATTCCATTTAATGCTCCTAATAAAGCAGGTGCATTAGTCGCAATCAATTATTTATTATCACCTGAAGCGCAAATAGCAAAACTTGATCCAATGAACTGGGGTGACTTATTAGCGATTGACCCTAACAAACTATCAAAAGAAGATAGAGTGGTAATAGAAAAGATGGATACTGGTATTGCTACCTTAACAATGGATCAATTAGTGAAGCATCGAGTACCTGAGATTCCCGCAGAATATATTTCCGTTATTGAAAAAGGTTGGTTAGAAAATGTGGCAAAAGAGTAA
- a CDS encoding ABC transporter permease: MQGLVQSFGYLPVLGQKTLSIQTYQSLFKSSDFWQSIVLTFKIAFLSSLLAGVIGLFISLCLFLLMENNKKGKLLSLSESIFKLPLLIPHIVAAYLMVLLFMQSGWISSIAAAIGIIDQAAEFPILINETFGWGIIITYAWKEAPFVSLMLVPILARLHQSWRDVSKVFGATTYIYLKEIVIPLLLPTWIAATFIVFAFTFSSFEIPYLLGVTYPVTLPVYAFTVFTSGGLEGRPEALAVNVILVLVTALLGLLAYKLSKRWNIGERERW; encoded by the coding sequence TTGCAAGGGTTGGTACAAAGTTTTGGTTATCTACCGGTTTTAGGTCAGAAAACGTTATCCATACAGACGTACCAATCTTTATTTAAATCGTCGGATTTTTGGCAATCTATTGTTTTAACATTTAAAATAGCTTTTTTATCTTCATTGCTTGCTGGAGTCATAGGTTTATTTATATCTCTTTGTCTGTTTTTATTAATGGAAAATAATAAAAAGGGAAAGTTGCTCTCATTAAGTGAAAGTATTTTTAAGCTTCCATTATTAATTCCACATATAGTCGCAGCTTACTTAATGGTTTTATTATTCATGCAAAGTGGTTGGATTTCCAGTATTGCTGCAGCAATAGGGATCATAGACCAGGCAGCTGAATTCCCTATCTTAATTAATGAAACTTTTGGTTGGGGGATAATTATTACGTATGCATGGAAAGAGGCTCCATTTGTATCGTTAATGCTTGTACCTATCCTAGCTAGATTACATCAATCATGGAGAGATGTGTCCAAGGTTTTTGGAGCAACTACATATATCTATTTAAAGGAAATCGTTATCCCGCTTTTGTTACCTACTTGGATTGCAGCTACATTTATTGTATTTGCTTTTACATTTTCTTCTTTTGAAATTCCGTATTTACTTGGAGTAACCTACCCTGTTACGTTACCAGTTTATGCATTTACTGTCTTTACTAGCGGCGGCTTGGAAGGTAGACCCGAAGCTCTAGCAGTAAATGTCATCCTAGTCCTTGTTACTGCTTTATTAGGGCTCCTTGCATATAAGCTTAGTAAAAGATGGAATATTGGAGAACGAGAGAGATGGTAA
- a CDS encoding ABC transporter permease has protein sequence MVNFKRKGSLQVLLLCFIVLLILTPFIPLVLASITPLLKWPQIFPEDITLRSWTYVFFNNPDTWVAVWNSFIIAIFVTVINIALALPCAHALARMKVKGKVLFQGFIYAPIIIPPFISIMGMHTTFISLGLTETIIGVIIAHIIPTLPYMVRALVISFSTLGNKYEEQATMLGATRSMRVRYIIFPMILPGVITGASLSILISLSQYLITFLVSGGQVITLPLLLFPFINGGDQAIASVYTILFSILAIGVLFLMDLFLKKFYGKSVPISFVRRGSV, from the coding sequence ATGGTAAATTTCAAACGAAAAGGTAGTTTACAAGTATTATTACTATGCTTTATCGTATTACTGATACTAACACCATTTATTCCATTAGTATTAGCGAGCATAACACCCCTGTTAAAGTGGCCACAAATCTTTCCAGAGGATATAACCTTGCGTTCATGGACATATGTTTTTTTTAATAATCCCGATACGTGGGTAGCTGTCTGGAATAGTTTTATTATTGCAATTTTTGTAACGGTGATAAACATTGCCTTAGCTTTACCCTGTGCACACGCACTAGCAAGAATGAAAGTGAAAGGAAAAGTGCTTTTTCAAGGATTTATATATGCACCGATTATAATACCTCCATTTATATCAATTATGGGGATGCACACAACCTTTATCTCATTAGGCTTAACAGAGACGATTATAGGAGTAATTATTGCGCACATAATTCCTACCTTGCCGTATATGGTTAGGGCACTAGTCATTAGTTTTAGTACATTAGGAAATAAATATGAAGAACAAGCAACAATGTTAGGTGCAACCAGAAGTATGAGGGTGCGATATATTATTTTCCCAATGATCTTGCCTGGAGTAATAACAGGAGCAAGTCTATCAATCTTAATTTCTCTAAGTCAATATTTAATAACCTTCTTAGTCTCGGGTGGTCAGGTTATTACGTTGCCTTTATTATTATTTCCGTTCATTAATGGTGGAGATCAAGCGATTGCTTCAGTCTATACGATACTATTTTCCATATTAGCTATAGGCGTTTTATTCTTGATGGATCTTTTCTTAAAGAAATTTTATGGAAAGTCGGTACCAATTAGTTTTGTGCGAAGAGGAAGTGTTTAA
- a CDS encoding ABC transporter ATP-binding protein, with translation MKDIHLTIKTGEFFSLLGPSGCGKTTLLKLIAGLIIPTSGECHFNFKDITTIPAEKRSFSMVFQEPLLFPHMTIEDNVAFGLKVKGVPKKLRIDKAKQMLHAVGLKGYEKRYATQLSGGEQQRVSIARALVVEPKLLLLDEPFSALDPNLRDEMRELLRGLHHKLNVTCLFVTHDQDEAFQLSDRIGIMQSGELLQVGTGKQLYERPVSPEVAIFLGAKNVHYGRIDNGYFYCEDFPFKVENIIDDTTGWLIIRPEIFTPFIDEKSKDKALLRGLLKEVVFRQGFYYAAVLVGKATMEVTFQANVDYSFEINKEIVMSYNPSKLIFIPHNC, from the coding sequence GTGAAAGATATTCATTTAACAATTAAAACGGGCGAATTCTTTTCTTTATTAGGCCCTTCAGGTTGTGGGAAAACGACGCTTCTTAAATTAATTGCTGGATTAATCATTCCTACAAGTGGTGAATGTCACTTTAATTTTAAGGATATTACTACTATTCCAGCCGAAAAAAGATCCTTTAGCATGGTTTTTCAAGAGCCTTTATTATTCCCACATATGACAATTGAAGATAATGTTGCATTTGGGTTAAAGGTAAAAGGGGTTCCAAAGAAACTGAGAATTGACAAAGCAAAGCAAATGCTTCACGCCGTAGGATTAAAAGGGTATGAAAAAAGATATGCAACCCAGTTAAGTGGTGGAGAGCAACAACGTGTTTCGATAGCGAGGGCCCTAGTTGTAGAACCAAAACTATTATTACTAGATGAACCATTTAGTGCTTTAGACCCAAACTTAAGAGATGAAATGCGAGAATTGTTGAGAGGTTTACACCATAAACTCAATGTGACTTGCTTATTTGTAACACATGACCAAGACGAGGCATTTCAACTTTCAGATCGAATAGGTATTATGCAAAGTGGAGAATTGCTACAAGTAGGAACTGGAAAACAGCTTTATGAACGTCCCGTTTCTCCAGAAGTTGCGATATTTTTAGGTGCCAAAAATGTTCATTATGGAAGAATAGATAATGGCTATTTCTATTGCGAGGACTTCCCATTTAAGGTTGAAAATATAATAGACGACACTACAGGTTGGCTTATTATACGACCAGAAATCTTTACACCTTTTATTGACGAAAAATCAAAAGATAAGGCTTTGCTGAGAGGGCTTTTAAAAGAGGTAGTTTTCCGCCAAGGCTTTTATTACGCAGCAGTTCTAGTAGGGAAAGCAACAATGGAAGTTACTTTTCAAGCCAATGTAGATTATTCATTTGAAATAAATAAAGAGATTGTAATGAGTTACAATCCTAGTAAACTAATTTTTATTCCACACAATTGCTAA